A stretch of Physeter macrocephalus isolate SW-GA chromosome 1, ASM283717v5, whole genome shotgun sequence DNA encodes these proteins:
- the LOC102991183 gene encoding protein FAM136A-like, translated as MAELQQLRVQEAVDSMVKSLERENIWKMQGLMFWCSAGCCEDSQASMRQVHQCVERCHAPLVQAQALVTNELEKFQDRLAQCTMHWNDKTKDSIDAGSKELQVKRQLESCVTTCVDDHMNLIPIMTKKMKESLLSIGK; from the coding sequence ATGGCGGAGCTGCAGCAGCTCCGGGTGCAGGAGGCGGTGGACTCTATGGTGAAGAGTCTGGAGAGAGAGAACATCTGGAAGATGCAGGGCCTCATGTTCTGGTGCAGCGCCGGCTGTTGTGAGGACAGCCAGGCGTCCATGCGGCAAGTGCACCAGTGCGTTGAGCGCTGTCATGCACCTCTGGTTCAAGCCCAGGCCCTGGTGACCAACGAGTTGGAGAAGTTCCAGGACCGCCTGGCCCAGTGCACTATGCATTGGAACGACAAAACCAAAGATTCAATTGATGCAGGGAGTAAAGAGCTTCAGGTGAAGCGGCAGCTGGAGAGTTGCGTGACCACGTGTGTGGATGACCACATGAACCTCATCCCAATCATGACCAAGAAGATGAAGGAGTCTCTCTTGTCCATTGGGAAATAG